A single Anatilimnocola floriformis DNA region contains:
- a CDS encoding DEAD/DEAH box helicase, which produces MSNLPTRDELATRYLEQLPYPPYPVQEEALLQYFTAEQGVLVCAPTGTGKTLIAEAALFEALHTNTVAYYTTPLIALTEQKFAEMQDAAERWGFSRDDVGLVTGNRRVNPEATILVVVAEILLNRLLHTEAFDFSCVSAVVMDEFHNFADPERGMVWELSLGLLPPHVRLLLLSATVGNAFEFTQWLRHSHQRNIELVQGTERKVPLSYRWVGDELLNEQIEKMAEGDETLRYTPALIFAFNRDTCWNIAEQLKGKTLLADGQQKRLAAELDRFDFREGVGPKLKQLLFRGVGVHHAGVLPKYRRIVEMLFQKKLLSVCVCTETLSAGINLPARSVVLPTLLKGPPGEMKLIEPSSAHQIFGRAGRPQFDNQGYVFAMAHEDDVKILRWRAKYDQIPEDTKDPNLLRAKKELKRKQPTRSQTQQYWQESQFTQLQIAPPGKLTSRGNLPWRLLAYLLDASPEVDPLRKLVGKRLLDSAKQVQGQKQLDRMLMTMWAAGYVTLEPPPPPKPTPAEVVAEKEKAQPKKPTETERLMSAALSQLAKDKASGPTAEAARKEPAKPVEPAVAAYQPHRAVPTPEMKRLLGIRSINPLYAVYLVNQLGIADRNERIQAFESVLEIPTTAARLARVPWYEDMPAGPLATLRLDQELLTLGLATAVQLGAPMSDEEKEEQRRLPYEQRLKIFTLAEKLRMLFDAQFPDVHTLYTTPVWAVGELLAFQGQFNKYITAHGLQKQEGIFFRHFLRMILLLKELSSLHPPEVPLADWQAELTDIATILTEACRQVDPESTDKTLEDAEKAGL; this is translated from the coding sequence ATGTCGAACCTACCAACGCGCGATGAGCTTGCCACTCGCTATCTCGAACAGCTGCCTTATCCGCCCTATCCGGTGCAGGAAGAGGCGCTGCTGCAGTACTTCACGGCCGAGCAAGGCGTGCTGGTCTGCGCGCCGACGGGCACCGGCAAAACGCTGATCGCTGAGGCCGCGCTGTTTGAGGCCCTGCATACGAACACGGTCGCCTACTACACCACGCCGCTGATCGCGCTGACCGAGCAGAAGTTTGCCGAGATGCAGGATGCCGCTGAGCGGTGGGGCTTTTCGCGCGATGACGTCGGCCTGGTGACCGGCAACCGGCGAGTGAATCCCGAAGCCACAATCCTCGTCGTCGTCGCCGAAATTCTCCTCAACCGCCTGCTGCATACCGAAGCCTTTGATTTCAGCTGCGTCTCGGCCGTGGTGATGGACGAGTTCCACAATTTCGCCGATCCCGAGCGAGGCATGGTCTGGGAACTCTCGCTCGGCTTGTTGCCGCCCCATGTGCGATTGCTGTTGCTGTCGGCGACGGTTGGCAATGCGTTCGAGTTCACGCAATGGTTGCGGCACAGCCATCAGCGAAACATCGAACTGGTGCAAGGAACCGAGCGCAAGGTGCCGCTGTCGTATCGCTGGGTCGGCGATGAACTGCTCAATGAGCAAATCGAAAAGATGGCCGAAGGGGATGAGACGCTGCGGTACACGCCGGCGTTGATCTTTGCTTTCAATCGCGATACCTGCTGGAACATCGCCGAGCAGCTGAAGGGGAAGACGCTCCTCGCCGATGGCCAACAGAAGAGGTTGGCCGCGGAACTCGACCGCTTCGACTTTCGCGAAGGGGTCGGGCCGAAGCTAAAGCAACTGCTGTTTCGCGGCGTGGGTGTGCATCATGCGGGCGTGCTGCCCAAATATCGTCGCATCGTCGAAATGCTATTTCAAAAGAAGCTCCTCAGCGTGTGCGTCTGCACGGAGACGCTCTCGGCGGGCATCAACTTGCCGGCGCGGAGCGTGGTGTTGCCCACATTGCTCAAAGGACCGCCGGGCGAAATGAAGCTGATCGAACCCAGCAGCGCGCATCAGATCTTCGGTCGAGCCGGTCGGCCGCAATTTGATAATCAGGGTTATGTCTTCGCGATGGCACACGAAGACGACGTCAAAATTCTCCGCTGGCGGGCGAAATACGATCAGATTCCCGAAGACACGAAAGATCCCAATCTGCTGCGAGCGAAAAAAGAGCTGAAGCGAAAACAGCCGACGCGCAGCCAGACACAACAGTACTGGCAGGAGTCGCAGTTCACGCAGTTGCAAATTGCGCCGCCTGGCAAACTCACCAGCCGCGGCAATCTTCCGTGGCGATTGCTGGCGTATCTGCTCGATGCATCGCCGGAAGTCGATCCGCTCCGCAAACTCGTCGGCAAGCGATTGCTCGACTCGGCGAAGCAAGTGCAAGGGCAGAAGCAACTCGATCGGATGCTGATGACGATGTGGGCCGCCGGCTATGTGACGCTCGAGCCACCGCCGCCGCCGAAACCAACCCCGGCCGAAGTGGTCGCCGAAAAGGAAAAGGCCCAGCCGAAGAAGCCGACCGAAACCGAACGACTGATGTCGGCTGCGCTTTCGCAACTGGCCAAAGACAAAGCGAGCGGGCCGACCGCGGAAGCTGCTCGCAAAGAACCCGCCAAGCCCGTTGAACCGGCGGTTGCGGCGTATCAGCCTCATCGCGCCGTGCCCACGCCGGAGATGAAACGGCTCCTCGGCATTCGCAGCATCAATCCCCTCTACGCGGTTTATCTCGTCAACCAATTGGGCATTGCCGATCGGAATGAGCGGATCCAAGCGTTCGAAAGCGTTCTAGAAATCCCGACCACGGCGGCTCGACTCGCGCGCGTTCCCTGGTACGAAGATATGCCGGCCGGCCCGCTCGCCACACTGCGACTCGATCAGGAATTACTCACGCTGGGTCTCGCCACGGCGGTGCAACTGGGCGCGCCGATGAGTGACGAAGAAAAAGAAGAGCAGCGGCGGCTGCCTTACGAACAGCGGCTCAAAATCTTCACGCTGGCCGAGAAGTTGCGGATGCTCTTCGATGCGCAGTTCCCCGACGTTCACACGCTCTACACCACACCGGTCTGGGCCGTCGGCGAGCTGTTAGCCTTCCAAGGGCAATTCAACAAGTACATCACCGCGCACGGCCTGCAGAAGCAGGAAGGAATTTTCTTCCGCCATTTTCTGCGGATGATTCTGCTGCTGAAGGAGCTATCTTCGCTGCATCCGCCCGAGGTGCCGCTCGCTGATTGGCAGGCGGAGCTGACCGACATCGCGACGATCCTTACCGAGGCTTGCCGGCAGGTCGATCCGGAGAGTACGGATAAGACGCTTGAAGATGCGGAGAAAGCGGGGTTGTAG
- a CDS encoding NAD-dependent epimerase/dehydratase family protein: protein MKTLVTGGAGFIGSHLVEALLASGRHVTVVDDESTGRFANLDRPQLVAAQKAEKLTLIRGSIGDFQLVKSLLDGVAEVYHLAAAVGVALIAKEPRQTIERNIYPTQLLLDELCNRHQQGQAVKFFLASTSEVYGKNPKPVWNEEDDLVFGSTTKPRWSYGASKAIDEFLTLACSRQFGLPVVIARFFNVVGPRQTGAYGMVLPRFVAAARAGKPLVVHDDGQQTRCFAHVADVIRAIIGLMKSPATIGRVFNIGSDQPISILQLAERVIELTKSSSKVEFQSYHDAYDADFEDIRRRVPDLSRIQATIGWQTRLTLDDIIQDCLQGSP, encoded by the coding sequence ATGAAAACTCTCGTCACCGGCGGAGCCGGGTTCATTGGTTCCCATCTGGTCGAAGCTTTGCTCGCCTCGGGCCGGCATGTAACGGTCGTCGACGATGAATCGACCGGACGATTTGCCAATCTCGACCGCCCGCAGTTGGTCGCCGCCCAAAAAGCAGAAAAACTTACGCTGATCCGCGGCAGCATCGGCGATTTCCAACTGGTGAAGTCGCTGCTCGATGGCGTGGCCGAGGTCTATCACTTGGCCGCGGCCGTCGGCGTCGCTTTGATTGCCAAAGAGCCGCGCCAAACGATCGAACGGAACATCTATCCCACGCAATTGCTGCTAGACGAGCTTTGCAACCGCCATCAGCAAGGACAAGCGGTGAAGTTCTTTCTGGCCAGCACCAGCGAAGTCTACGGCAAGAACCCGAAGCCGGTTTGGAATGAAGAAGACGACTTGGTCTTCGGTTCCACCACCAAGCCTCGCTGGTCCTACGGGGCCAGCAAAGCCATCGATGAGTTTCTGACGCTGGCCTGCAGCCGGCAGTTCGGCCTGCCGGTGGTGATCGCTCGCTTCTTCAATGTCGTCGGCCCGCGGCAGACCGGCGCTTATGGCATGGTGTTGCCCCGCTTTGTCGCCGCTGCTCGGGCGGGCAAGCCGCTCGTTGTGCACGACGATGGTCAGCAGACTCGCTGCTTCGCCCACGTGGCCGATGTCATCCGCGCGATCATCGGCTTGATGAAATCCCCCGCCACCATCGGCCGCGTGTTCAACATCGGCAGCGACCAGCCGATCTCGATCTTGCAGCTCGCCGAACGAGTGATCGAGCTGACGAAGTCGTCCTCGAAGGTCGAATTCCAAAGTTACCACGACGCCTACGACGCCGATTTCGAAGACATCCGCCGCCGCGTGCCGGATCTCTCCCGCATTCAGGCGACGATCGGCTGGCAAACGCGTTTGACGCTCGACGACATCATCCAAGATTGCCTGCAAGGCAGTCCGTAG
- a CDS encoding response regulator transcription factor, which yields MSTRTILTVEDDAAIRRGIVDALRFVGFQVLQAGHGDVGREMAVQQSYDLLLLDLVLPGCSGLDILRAVRSTRPTQPVIILTARGEEQDRVEGLRAGADDYVVKPFSVKELLARVEAVLRRSPARPSDIEQIAIPSGAADLSRREVRYDDGERCELSEREVELLRYLASNPQRAISREELLANVWRINPDGLPTRTIDMHIVRLREKLRDDPTQPKVLLTVRGKGYMFALEASEPAKVLAEPAAKVTSARK from the coding sequence ATGTCCACACGCACCATCTTGACCGTCGAAGACGATGCCGCCATTCGCCGCGGCATTGTCGATGCATTGCGGTTCGTCGGCTTTCAAGTGTTGCAGGCCGGGCATGGCGACGTCGGTCGCGAGATGGCCGTGCAGCAGTCGTACGATCTGCTGCTGCTCGATCTCGTTTTGCCGGGCTGTTCGGGGCTCGATATTCTGCGCGCAGTCCGATCCACTCGGCCCACGCAGCCCGTGATCATTCTCACCGCTCGCGGCGAAGAGCAAGATCGCGTCGAAGGGCTTCGCGCGGGGGCTGACGACTACGTCGTGAAGCCTTTCAGCGTAAAAGAACTGCTGGCCCGCGTCGAAGCCGTGCTCCGTCGTTCGCCGGCGCGGCCCAGCGATATCGAACAAATCGCCATTCCCAGCGGCGCAGCTGATTTGTCGCGCCGCGAAGTTCGTTACGACGATGGCGAACGTTGTGAACTCTCGGAACGCGAAGTGGAACTGCTCCGCTATCTGGCCAGCAATCCGCAGCGAGCGATTTCGCGCGAAGAGCTGCTCGCCAACGTCTGGCGAATCAATCCCGATGGCTTGCCGACGCGGACCATCGATATGCACATCGTTCGTCTGCGCGAAAAACTGCGCGACGATCCGACGCAGCCGAAAGTGTTGCTGACTGTTCGCGGCAAGGGATATATGTTCGCTTTGGAAGCGAGCGAACCGGCGAAAGTATTGGCGGAGCCAGCGGCCAAAGTTACGTCTGCACGCAAGTAA
- the floA gene encoding flotillin-like protein FloA (flotillin-like protein involved in membrane lipid rafts) has protein sequence MNWALLAADGVLPPDGADGGMGRTAFVLLVMAGLAGLILILVAISFAAFGKVWFQAYMSSADVSMLALVGMWFRQVNMRIIVQAKIMAAQAGLDIGRRNGISTARVEAHYLAGGNVMNVIHAIIAAHRAGIELDFDQAAAIDLAGRDVLDAVRTSVHPKVIDCPDPRRSSNDTLSAVAKNGIELRVKARVTVRTNLARLIGGATEDTVIARVGEGIITSIGSSATHNEVLANPNRISKAVLERGLDNQTAFEIVSIDIAHVVVGQNVGARLQADAAEADTRVARAMAEQRRSEAVAHEQEMKAKVAENRAALVEAEAAVPKAMATAFLRGNLDVAS, from the coding sequence ATGAATTGGGCCTTGTTGGCAGCGGATGGAGTTTTGCCCCCGGACGGAGCGGACGGCGGCATGGGCCGGACGGCGTTTGTCCTGCTGGTGATGGCCGGGCTCGCCGGTTTGATTTTGATCCTCGTCGCCATTTCGTTTGCGGCGTTTGGCAAGGTCTGGTTTCAGGCCTACATGTCGAGTGCTGACGTCAGCATGCTCGCTTTGGTCGGCATGTGGTTTCGCCAGGTCAACATGCGGATCATCGTGCAAGCCAAGATCATGGCCGCCCAGGCCGGCCTCGATATCGGCCGGCGAAACGGCATTAGCACGGCCCGCGTCGAAGCCCACTACCTGGCGGGCGGCAACGTGATGAACGTGATTCATGCGATCATCGCGGCCCACCGCGCCGGCATTGAGCTCGATTTCGATCAAGCCGCGGCGATCGATCTCGCCGGTCGCGACGTGCTCGATGCAGTGCGCACCAGCGTCCATCCCAAGGTCATCGATTGCCCCGATCCGCGCCGTAGCAGCAACGATACGCTTAGCGCGGTCGCCAAGAACGGCATCGAGCTGCGGGTGAAAGCCCGCGTGACGGTTCGCACCAATCTGGCTCGCCTCATCGGCGGCGCTACCGAAGACACCGTCATCGCCCGCGTCGGCGAAGGGATCATCACGTCGATCGGATCGTCGGCTACGCACAACGAAGTGCTCGCCAATCCCAACCGCATCAGCAAAGCCGTGCTCGAGCGCGGCCTCGACAATCAAACGGCGTTTGAAATCGTTTCGATCGACATTGCTCACGTCGTCGTGGGTCAAAACGTCGGCGCTCGCCTGCAAGCCGACGCTGCCGAAGCCGACACGCGCGTCGCTCGCGCCATGGCCGAACAACGCCGCAGCGAAGCCGTCGCGCACGAACAAGAAATGAAAGCCAAGGTTGCCGAAAACCGCGCCGCCCTCGTCGAAGCCGAAGCAGCCGTGCCGAAAGCCATGGCCACGGCGTTCTTGCGCGGCAACTTGGATGTAGCGAGTTAG
- a CDS encoding serine hydrolase domain-containing protein: MKLAGVIVTWVALLLGTAVAADLPRSSPEEQGLSSGVISEFVAAADKFDSMNSLMIVRHGHVIVEGWWTPYDRESRHSLYSLSKSFTSTAVGIAIAEGKLKLDDEVLKAFPDAAPAEVSGQLKSMRLSDLLRMNTGHQTEPPRTGDSWIKTFLAHPVPFKPGTHFLYNTSATYMQSAMVQKATGQTVLDYLKPRLFEPLGIENPTWEMSPEGIATGGYGLSVRTEDIAKFGQLYLQRGKWNGKQLVQSEWVDAATARQTSNGSNPASDWDQGYGYQFWRCRNGAYRGDGAFGQYCIVMPEQDTVIAITSGLRDMQAVLNLIWDKLLPAMQSAPVTANKEAQAELKKQLTKLTVRMPVSIDKPSKSFGKKYVFKANDLKIDSVVLRAGDDDKTTVLDLKIDGADEKIVCGNGRWEKGKLAFGPLTAQPAAAAGAWTAEDTFTAKLCFYETPFLVTVQLKVNGDELELSSQANVGFGPQKAVKIAGTAAP; encoded by the coding sequence ATGAAACTTGCTGGCGTTATCGTGACCTGGGTCGCACTCTTATTGGGCACAGCCGTTGCCGCCGATCTGCCGCGCAGTTCGCCTGAGGAGCAAGGGCTTTCGTCTGGCGTCATCAGCGAGTTTGTCGCCGCGGCCGACAAGTTCGATTCGATGAACAGCCTGATGATCGTCCGCCACGGTCACGTCATCGTTGAAGGTTGGTGGACGCCCTACGACCGGGAGTCGCGGCATTCGCTTTATTCGCTGAGCAAGAGCTTCACCTCGACCGCCGTCGGCATCGCGATTGCTGAAGGGAAGTTGAAACTCGACGACGAAGTGCTGAAGGCCTTTCCCGATGCGGCGCCGGCCGAAGTGAGCGGCCAGCTGAAGTCGATGCGGCTCAGCGATCTGCTGCGAATGAACACCGGCCATCAAACGGAACCGCCGCGTACCGGCGACAGCTGGATCAAAACATTCCTCGCTCATCCAGTGCCGTTTAAACCGGGGACGCATTTTCTCTACAACACTTCGGCCACTTACATGCAGTCGGCGATGGTGCAAAAAGCGACCGGGCAGACCGTGCTCGACTATCTCAAGCCGCGGCTGTTTGAACCGCTGGGCATCGAGAACCCAACCTGGGAAATGAGCCCCGAAGGCATCGCCACCGGCGGTTATGGCTTGAGCGTTCGCACCGAGGACATCGCCAAGTTCGGCCAACTCTATCTGCAGCGCGGCAAGTGGAACGGCAAGCAACTCGTGCAATCGGAATGGGTCGACGCAGCCACCGCGCGGCAAACTTCGAACGGCAGCAACCCGGCCAGCGACTGGGATCAAGGCTACGGCTATCAGTTCTGGCGCTGCCGCAACGGCGCGTATCGCGGCGACGGCGCGTTCGGGCAATATTGCATCGTGATGCCCGAGCAGGACACCGTGATCGCCATCACCAGCGGCCTGCGCGACATGCAAGCCGTGCTCAATCTCATCTGGGATAAGCTGCTCCCTGCCATGCAATCGGCGCCGGTTACCGCGAACAAAGAAGCCCAGGCCGAACTGAAAAAACAACTCACGAAACTCACCGTGCGAATGCCGGTGAGCATCGACAAGCCGAGCAAGTCCTTCGGCAAGAAGTACGTCTTCAAGGCGAACGACCTGAAGATCGACTCGGTCGTGCTGCGAGCCGGCGACGACGACAAGACCACAGTGCTCGATCTCAAGATTGACGGCGCTGACGAAAAGATCGTCTGCGGCAACGGCCGTTGGGAAAAAGGCAAATTGGCGTTCGGTCCGCTCACCGCCCAACCCGCCGCGGCGGCTGGCGCTTGGACCGCCGAAGATACTTTCACGGCCAAGCTGTGCTTTTACGAGACGCCGTTTTTGGTCACGGTGCAACTCAAGGTTAACGGTGATGAGCTCGAGTTGTCGTCGCAAGCCAACGTCGGGTTCGGCCCGCAGAAGGCAGTGAAGATCGCAGGCACGGCGGCGCCGTAG
- a CDS encoding SMP-30/gluconolactonase/LRE family protein, whose amino-acid sequence MIAWLLLAVALGAEPSKPANGAELALLKTFRDEFVLITPGAGKFPADARLKTPFAVARYEVPQNLWQAVKGVNPSEWQGERNSVERMNFAEAEKFCEEVTAALQNSQLITADQTVRLPTGHEWGYFAAAGTTTTYSFGDDPDKLSDYAWFKGNAAGNDPVVGAKKPNSWGLYDVHGYLWEWCTSDAGPVLRGGSWTDTADLLATATVKKVAPETRGPHIGLRCVLVGKGLTEAKFAPAEPVQGVFTPVKQRALVPETAKVELLWGEGEFTEGPALAPDGSILFSDIGTKIFRFDPKTNETRLFREPSGRSNGLIFDSEGRLIAAEGANTGGGRRISITTGIQGGKDGKTETLAGSVQGKRFNSPNDLALDGQNRVYFTDPRYVGDDPRDLDFEGIFLVDAPVAGKESSVSAATLDVQKPNGILVSADGSTVFVSDHNPKGNIQLVAFTVQKGGRLTDKKVLFDFVSGRGIDGMTLDANGNIYATAGTGEKAGVYVFSSKGEHLAFIPTPGDPTNCEFGFDISPRISYLYITAATGPKKDGVDPKFGLFRIKLPVTGHYAVKPAK is encoded by the coding sequence ATGATCGCTTGGCTCCTGCTGGCTGTTGCGCTTGGCGCTGAACCGAGTAAACCGGCGAATGGCGCCGAGCTCGCGCTGCTGAAGACCTTTCGCGACGAGTTTGTGCTGATTACTCCCGGCGCGGGAAAGTTTCCCGCCGATGCCAGATTGAAAACCCCTTTCGCTGTCGCGCGGTATGAAGTGCCGCAGAATCTGTGGCAGGCCGTGAAAGGCGTTAATCCCAGCGAATGGCAAGGAGAACGCAATTCCGTCGAACGCATGAACTTTGCCGAGGCGGAAAAGTTTTGCGAGGAAGTGACGGCGGCCCTGCAGAACTCACAGCTGATCACAGCCGATCAAACCGTGCGGCTGCCGACCGGCCATGAATGGGGATACTTCGCCGCGGCTGGCACGACGACGACGTATTCGTTCGGTGACGATCCGGACAAGTTAAGCGACTACGCCTGGTTCAAGGGAAACGCAGCCGGCAACGATCCGGTTGTCGGCGCGAAGAAGCCCAACTCGTGGGGCCTGTACGATGTGCATGGCTATCTGTGGGAATGGTGCACCAGTGACGCTGGCCCCGTGTTGCGCGGCGGCAGTTGGACCGACACGGCCGATCTCTTGGCCACGGCAACGGTGAAAAAGGTTGCGCCAGAGACGCGCGGCCCGCACATTGGTTTGCGCTGTGTCCTCGTCGGCAAAGGTCTGACGGAAGCGAAGTTCGCGCCGGCCGAACCGGTGCAAGGTGTCTTCACGCCGGTCAAACAACGGGCCCTCGTACCGGAAACCGCGAAAGTCGAACTACTCTGGGGCGAAGGCGAATTCACCGAAGGTCCCGCGCTCGCGCCCGATGGTTCGATTCTCTTCTCCGATATCGGCACGAAGATTTTTCGCTTCGATCCGAAGACAAACGAAACGAGACTCTTTCGCGAACCAAGCGGTCGCAGCAACGGCTTGATCTTCGACAGCGAAGGACGTTTGATTGCTGCCGAAGGAGCGAACACGGGCGGTGGTCGGCGCATTTCGATTACGACCGGCATTCAAGGGGGCAAAGACGGCAAGACAGAAACGCTGGCCGGCAGCGTGCAAGGAAAACGTTTCAACAGCCCAAATGATCTCGCCCTCGATGGCCAGAATCGCGTGTACTTCACCGACCCGCGTTATGTGGGCGATGATCCGCGCGATCTTGATTTTGAAGGGATCTTTCTCGTCGATGCGCCCGTCGCCGGCAAAGAGAGTTCGGTGAGCGCCGCAACCTTGGACGTGCAAAAGCCGAACGGCATTCTGGTTTCTGCCGATGGTTCGACAGTGTTTGTCTCCGACCACAATCCGAAGGGCAATATCCAACTGGTCGCCTTTACGGTGCAAAAAGGTGGCCGACTGACCGACAAGAAAGTCCTCTTCGATTTCGTCAGCGGCCGCGGCATCGACGGCATGACACTCGACGCCAACGGCAACATCTACGCCACGGCCGGCACTGGCGAGAAGGCGGGAGTGTATGTTTTCTCATCCAAGGGAGAGCATCTGGCGTTCATTCCCACGCCTGGCGATCCGACGAATTGCGAATTTGGTTTCGACATCTCGCCGCGGATTTCTTACCTCTACATCACCGCCGCCACCGGCCCGAAGAAAGACGGCGTGGATCCAAAGTTCGGCCTGTTTCGTATCAAGTTGCCCGTGACAGGGCACTACGCCGTGAAACCGGCCAAATGA
- a CDS encoding sensor histidine kinase encodes MRHPWQYWATFGVGLALVLPAMLWLTIKAMELDHATAIARRQAALEQDIGLALWRMDALLTPLLAKEAARPDFVYRTRYATLCEDEPVGKGKAAAGKPQAVQTLSPLVAEPPEYVLLHFEILPDGTVVSPQSPSAKDAAWALDNGAVEQTLTQAGARLTELQQVLADMSLAEQLPQETLPQMGFALESGNSLNNTLAQNNSGNPSIVNKAYQRGNYAQNFNGNAYDNAPPSSYPPNGYPGQQGVPPPVPQQASPQAPPQQQGQGGGRMGPPPQPLPQQPTAYPQQPVSPRQQSDFTDPLFSQQKEDGQQLALAPNANERNIRQQTRGGNDIENRDAALQAFTRTAFNEQRLNQKLVLDTTPAVEGVSQPLWLGGRLLLARRVQAGNQVRVQGCWLDWDRLQQRLKDEVADLLPNVELNPVTSTDPVKVSRLLASLPVQLSVPMPAVLVAQFSPIRVSLIAAWCCLLLVAIAAAITLQSVVALSERRAAFVSAVTHELRTPLTTFRMYAEMLAGGMVPEAEQRQNYLETLRVEADRLAHLVDNVLQYARLERTNPNRRRQQVDVQQLFDRMQVRLADRARQAEMELTVQIETCADQPLVTDPQAVEQILFNLVDNACKYAAHSAKKQLDLIVTCTGEKLTIGVRDYGPGISAAGQKKLFRPFSKSVHDAANSAPGVGLGLALCERLARELGGRLQFASADPGCKFSLSLPLQ; translated from the coding sequence ATGCGACATCCCTGGCAATATTGGGCGACGTTCGGCGTGGGCCTGGCCCTCGTGCTGCCGGCCATGCTTTGGCTCACCATCAAAGCGATGGAGCTCGACCACGCCACCGCCATCGCGCGGCGACAAGCCGCGCTCGAGCAAGACATCGGCCTCGCGCTGTGGCGAATGGATGCGCTCCTCACCCCGCTCCTCGCCAAGGAAGCCGCTCGGCCTGATTTTGTCTATCGCACGCGCTACGCGACGCTTTGCGAAGATGAACCGGTCGGCAAAGGCAAGGCCGCGGCAGGCAAACCGCAAGCGGTGCAAACCCTCTCGCCGCTCGTCGCCGAACCGCCGGAATACGTGCTACTCCATTTCGAAATCCTGCCCGATGGCACGGTCGTTTCGCCGCAATCGCCTTCGGCCAAAGATGCCGCCTGGGCGCTCGATAATGGAGCGGTCGAACAGACGCTCACACAGGCCGGAGCGCGACTGACCGAACTGCAACAAGTCCTCGCCGACATGTCGCTCGCCGAACAATTGCCGCAAGAAACGCTGCCGCAAATGGGCTTTGCCTTGGAGAGCGGCAACTCGCTGAACAATACGCTGGCTCAGAACAACTCGGGCAATCCCTCGATCGTCAACAAAGCGTATCAGCGCGGCAATTACGCGCAGAACTTCAACGGCAACGCCTACGACAATGCACCGCCGTCGAGTTACCCGCCGAATGGTTACCCCGGCCAGCAAGGCGTCCCGCCGCCGGTCCCGCAGCAAGCGTCGCCACAAGCGCCGCCGCAACAACAGGGTCAAGGTGGCGGTCGCATGGGCCCTCCCCCGCAACCCTTGCCACAGCAACCAACTGCCTATCCGCAACAGCCAGTTTCGCCGCGACAGCAATCCGATTTCACCGATCCGCTCTTCTCGCAACAAAAAGAAGACGGCCAGCAATTGGCCCTCGCGCCGAACGCCAATGAACGCAACATTCGGCAGCAAACTCGCGGCGGCAACGACATCGAAAATCGTGACGCGGCCCTGCAAGCCTTCACACGCACGGCCTTCAACGAACAACGCCTCAATCAAAAATTGGTGCTCGACACGACGCCCGCCGTCGAAGGTGTCAGTCAGCCATTGTGGCTCGGCGGCCGTTTGCTTCTCGCACGCCGTGTGCAAGCCGGCAATCAGGTTCGCGTGCAAGGTTGCTGGCTCGACTGGGATCGGCTGCAGCAACGCTTGAAAGATGAAGTCGCCGATCTGTTGCCCAATGTCGAACTCAATCCGGTGACAAGCACCGACCCGGTAAAAGTCAGCCGCTTGCTCGCGAGCTTGCCCGTGCAACTTTCGGTGCCGATGCCTGCCGTGCTGGTCGCGCAGTTTTCGCCGATTCGCGTTTCGCTCATCGCGGCCTGGTGCTGTTTGTTGCTGGTGGCGATCGCCGCGGCCATCACGCTGCAAAGTGTCGTCGCCCTCAGTGAACGCCGCGCCGCGTTTGTTTCGGCCGTCACACACGAGCTGCGCACGCCGCTCACCACGTTCCGCATGTATGCCGAGATGCTCGCCGGCGGCATGGTGCCCGAAGCCGAGCAGCGGCAGAACTATCTAGAGACGCTCCGCGTCGAAGCCGATCGGCTGGCCCATCTTGTCGACAACGTGCTGCAATACGCGCGACTCGAACGAACCAATCCGAACCGCCGTCGCCAGCAGGTTGACGTGCAACAACTCTTCGACCGGATGCAGGTCCGCCTTGCCGATCGCGCTCGCCAGGCCGAAATGGAACTCACGGTGCAAATCGAAACATGTGCCGATCAGCCGCTCGTCACTGATCCACAGGCCGTTGAGCAGATCCTGTTCAACCTGGTCGACAACGCCTGCAAGTACGCGGCCCACTCGGCCAAGAAGCAGCTCGATCTAATCGTCACTTGCACGGGCGAAAAACTGACGATCGGCGTTCGCGACTACGGCCCCGGCATTTCCGCCGCCGGCCAAAAAAAGCTCTTTCGACCCTTCTCCAAATCGGTTCACGATGCTGCGAACTCGGCGCCTGGTGTCGGCCTTGGCCTGGCTTTGTGTGAGCGTCTCGCCCGCGAACTTGGTGGCCGTTTGCAATTTGCTTCGGCCGATCCTGGCTGTAAATTCTCGCTAAGTTTGCCGCTGCAGTAA